A region of Mesorhizobium sp. M3A.F.Ca.ET.080.04.2.1 DNA encodes the following proteins:
- a CDS encoding EAL domain-containing protein produces MSQQPVHSVSRKLVLLIKSGYWLALTIIAAMVMAAFILLQQMMAAQQHNDALLNIVSTQKALSQRIVFLSGATGAAGQDKQPALVAALKQATQEFETNYDLLLDKTGADPISRARFDPKSIENVLFGKPFHLDYFSVGLIANGKRLISSFESRLATGSDGYKGGAERVDLDASVANATLAGYAALGQRISAFGQERSSQLLDLHRTLFFATLGVILLVALFIFRPMSKAILRKTHELVDARNSMAFIAVHDGLTGLHNRTFLTDHFDTLIKGAHRRRERLAVIQLDLDRFKQINDSLGHAAGDYVLVVTAQRMRDSCRASDLCVRLGGDEFVMILNGAGTTEDIHMLAKRIIGQINEPITFQGTTILPGASAGIAVYPVDAENAQDLLVHADLALYSAKKMGGGSFSFFSEELRRELDYRKQLEQDIRTAIAEKTFEVYFQPQVSLTSGKISGIEALVRWKHASRGMISPGEFIPVAEKCGFMPDIGRIVITKAINEAAEWDRAGIDFGRIAVNVSGTELREPDFDTFLFGTLERAGLAPQKLSLEIVESVILDDEKTGIAAKLRHIRAAGVHLELDDFGTGYASLSHVNPNEIDRLKIDRRFVQNINENGDNTKIVRAITELARGLGISIVAEGAETEAELDSLMAIGCDQVQGYSIAFPMPQDKAREWLLARSPKRAKLKVLQGNLA; encoded by the coding sequence ATGTCGCAGCAGCCAGTGCACAGCGTTTCGCGCAAGCTGGTTCTGCTGATCAAGAGCGGCTACTGGCTGGCCCTGACGATCATCGCCGCCATGGTGATGGCCGCTTTCATCCTGCTGCAGCAGATGATGGCGGCGCAGCAGCACAACGACGCGCTGCTCAACATCGTCAGCACGCAAAAGGCGCTTTCGCAACGGATCGTCTTTCTCTCCGGCGCAACGGGCGCTGCCGGGCAGGACAAGCAGCCGGCCCTGGTCGCCGCGCTGAAGCAGGCCACGCAGGAATTCGAAACGAATTACGATCTGCTGCTGGACAAGACCGGCGCCGATCCGATCTCGCGGGCGCGTTTCGATCCCAAGTCGATCGAGAATGTGCTGTTCGGCAAGCCGTTCCATCTCGACTATTTCTCCGTCGGCCTGATCGCCAACGGCAAACGCCTGATCTCATCGTTCGAATCCCGGCTTGCGACTGGCAGCGACGGTTACAAGGGAGGTGCCGAGCGCGTCGATCTCGACGCTTCAGTGGCGAATGCGACGCTGGCCGGCTATGCAGCACTCGGCCAGCGCATCAGCGCGTTTGGCCAAGAGCGCTCCAGCCAGTTGCTGGATCTGCATCGGACCTTGTTCTTCGCCACCCTTGGCGTCATCTTGCTGGTTGCGCTGTTCATCTTCCGGCCGATGTCCAAGGCCATCCTGCGCAAGACGCACGAGCTGGTCGACGCGCGCAATTCGATGGCCTTCATCGCCGTGCATGACGGGCTGACCGGCCTGCACAACCGCACCTTCCTCACTGACCATTTCGACACGCTGATCAAGGGCGCGCACCGCCGCCGCGAGCGCCTGGCAGTGATCCAGCTCGACCTCGACCGCTTCAAGCAGATCAACGATTCTCTGGGGCACGCGGCGGGCGACTATGTTCTTGTCGTCACCGCCCAGCGCATGCGCGATTCCTGCCGCGCATCGGATCTGTGCGTGCGGCTCGGCGGCGACGAATTCGTGATGATCCTCAACGGTGCCGGCACCACCGAGGACATCCATATGCTGGCCAAGCGGATCATCGGCCAGATCAACGAACCGATCACCTTCCAGGGCACGACCATCCTGCCCGGTGCCAGCGCCGGCATTGCGGTCTACCCGGTCGATGCCGAAAACGCCCAGGACCTGCTCGTCCATGCCGATCTCGCGCTCTATTCCGCCAAGAAGATGGGCGGCGGCAGCTTCTCCTTCTTCTCCGAGGAGCTGCGGCGCGAGCTCGACTACCGCAAGCAACTCGAGCAGGACATTCGCACCGCCATCGCGGAAAAGACTTTCGAGGTCTATTTCCAGCCGCAGGTATCGCTCACCAGCGGCAAGATCAGCGGCATCGAGGCGCTGGTGCGCTGGAAGCATGCGTCGCGCGGCATGATCTCGCCGGGCGAGTTCATCCCGGTCGCGGAAAAATGCGGCTTCATGCCGGATATCGGCCGCATCGTCATCACCAAAGCCATCAACGAAGCGGCCGAATGGGACCGCGCCGGCATCGATTTCGGACGCATCGCCGTCAACGTCTCGGGCACCGAGCTGCGCGAACCGGATTTCGACACCTTCCTGTTCGGGACCCTGGAACGGGCCGGACTAGCGCCGCAGAAGCTGTCGCTGGAAATCGTCGAATCCGTCATCCTCGACGACGAGAAGACGGGCATCGCCGCCAAGCTCAGGCATATCCGCGCCGCCGGCGTGCATCTCGAGCTCGACGATTTCGGCACCGGCTATGCTTCGCTCAGCCATGTCAATCCGAACGAGATCGACCGGCTCAAGATCGACCGCCGCTTCGTCCAGAACATCAACGAGAATGGCGACAACACCAAGATCGTGCGCGCCATCACCGAGCTTGCCCGCGGGCTCGGCATCTCGATCGTCGCCGAGGGCGCCGAGACCGAAGCCGAACTGGACTCGCTGATGGCCATCGGCTGCGACCAGGTGCAGGGCTATTCCATCGCCTTCCCGATGCCGCAGGACAAGGCGCGCGAATGGCTGCTGGCGCGCAGCCCGAAGAGAGCGAAGCTGAAGGTGCTGCAGGGCAACCTCGCTTAG